The following proteins are encoded in a genomic region of Oncorhynchus masou masou isolate Uvic2021 chromosome 32, UVic_Omas_1.1, whole genome shotgun sequence:
- the LOC135525503 gene encoding zinc transporter ZIP9-like, whose translation MSMDDFTSISLLSLAMLVGCYVSGTIPLAVSFSEEKLKLVTVLGAGLLCGTALAVIIPEGVHALYEEVLEGVHHAPGQVEGVGVSEPREGVDAALGVSVAHSHGHEHLHAYIGVSLVLGFVFMLLVDQIGSAHVHSSADDPESARVASSKITTTLGLVVHAAADGVALGAAASTSQTSVQLIVFVAIMLHKAPAAFGLVSFLMHAGLERNRIRKHLLAFALAAPVLAMVTFVGLSQSSKEALSNVNATGVAMLFSAGTFLYVATVHVLPEVGGTGHSHSPTPGKEGAKGLSKVEVGALVLGCLLPLVLSVGHHH comes from the exons ATGTCTATGGACGACTTCACTTCGATCAGCCTGCTGTCCCTGGCAATGCTAGTGGGATGTTATGTGTCTGGAACCATTCCTCTGGCTGTCAGCTTCTCAGAG GAGAAACTGAAGCTGGTGACTGTCCTGGGAGCAGGGCTGCTGTGTGGTACTGCCCTGGCTGTCATCATCCCCGAGGGGGTCCATGCCCTGTACGAGGAGGTCCTGGAGG gtgtGCACCACGCCCCTGGCcaggtggagggggtgggggtgtcTGAGCCCAGGGAAGGTGTTGATGCAGCTCTGGGGGTCAGTGTGGCGCACAGCCACGGCCACGAGCACCTCCATGCCTACATCGGGGTTTCCCTGGTCCTGGGGTTCGTCTTCATGCTGCTGGTCGACCAGATCGGAAGCGCCCACGTACACAGCAGTGCTGACG atccAGAGTCTGCGAGGGTTGCCAGCTCAAAGATCACCACCACCTTGGGACTAGTGGTCCATGCAGCAG CTGACGGAGTGGCTCTCGGGGCAGCGGCTTCAACTTCCCAGACCAGTGTTCAGCTCATTGTCTTTGTGGCCATCATGCTTCACAAG GCCCCAGCAGCTTTTGGCCTGGTCTCTTTCCTGATGCATGCTGGTCTGGAGAGGAATCGGATCCGTAAACACCTGCTGGCCTTCGCCCTGGCAGCACCTGTCCTCGCCATGGTTACCTTCGTAGGACTCAGCCAG agcaGTAAAGAGGCACTGTCCAACGTGAACGCCACAGGGGTGGCCATGCTGTTCTCTGCCGGGACCTTCCTGTATGTTGCCACCGTACACGTTCTGCCTGAGGTGGGCGGGACCGGACACAGCCACTCCCCCACACCGGGGAAGGAAGGAGCGAAGGGACTGAGCAAGGTGGAGGTTGGGGCTCTGGTTCTGGGCTGTCTGCTACCGCTGGTGCTGTCTGTGGGACACCACCACTAG